The following coding sequences lie in one Silene latifolia isolate original U9 population chromosome 5, ASM4854445v1, whole genome shotgun sequence genomic window:
- the LOC141657599 gene encoding ultraviolet-B receptor UVR8 has product MSWSKIYAHFSRHFHLAESTPISPSRFGLRLRLQFGLSARRYSNGGEKRFAALWGNGDYGRLGLGGLDSQWRPVVCSAFRGADSLRSLSCGGAHTLFLTESGRVYACGLNDFGQLGISDDLDYTMEPTLVPGIEKQIKHISAGYSHSCAITTDGELYMWGKNTNGQLGLGKSAPSVVSRPLKVACLSGIHIEMAALASEHSIAVTDEGVTLSWGEGNSGRLGHDRQSSLLGFLSSACEYTPRVIKRLDGIKVKMVAAGLLHSACVDENGNVFVFGERAMEKLSFGSNNRTGPSLLLDLPISEEIACGGYHTCIITGNRELYTLGSNENGCLGIGYTDVSQSPQRVEGPFLRQPVSKVSCGWKHTAAISGGYVFTWGWGGSHGTFSVDGQSSGGQLGHGTDVDYVEPALVDFGSNVKALEVSCGFNHTGAILEYI; this is encoded by the exons ATGTCGTGGAGTAAAATTTACGCTCATTTTTCCCGCCATTTCCACCTCGCCGAATCAACCCCAATTTCCCCATCACGCTTTGGGTTACGGTTACGGTTACAGTTTGGATTATCGGCTCGGCGGTACTCGAATGGCGGAGAAAAGAGATTCGCCGCGCTTTGGGGAAACGGTGATTACGGTCGGTTAGGCCTCGGCGGACTTGATTCTCAATGGCGCCCCGTCGTCTGCTCAGCCTTTCGCGGTGCTGATTCGCTTCGTTCCCTCTCTTGTGGCGGCGCTCATACTCTTTTTCTCACAG AATCTGGACGTGTGTATGCTTGTGGACTCAATGATTTTGGACAACTTGGGATTTCTGATGATTTGGATTACACAATG GAGCCAACGTTAGTTCCAGGGATTGAGAAACAGATCAAACATATTTCAGCTGGCTACTCTCACTCCTGTGCTATTACAA CGGATGGGGAACTGTATATGTGGGGAAAGAACACTAATGGACAGCTTGGGCTTGGCAAGA GTGCACCAAGTGTAGTCTCGAGACCATTAAAAGTTGCATGTTTGAGTGGAATCCACATTGAAATGGCCGCTTTAGCTTCAGAGCATTCCATTGCTGTCACTG ATGAAGGTGTTACCTTGAGCTGGGGAGAAGGAAACTCTGGAAGACTAGGTCATGACCGTCAATCAAGCTTGTTAGGCTTTCTAAGCAGTGCATG TGAATACACACCAAGGGTCATCAAGAGACTTGATGGGATCAAG GTCAAAATGGTTGCTGCGGGCTTGTTGCATTCAGCTTGCGTTGACG AAAATGGCAACGTCTTTGTCTTTGGTGAGAGAGCAATGGAAAAGCTT AGCTTTGGGTCAAACAATAGAACAGGGCCATCACTGTTGTTGGATTTGCCAATTTCTGAAGAAATTGCATGTGGTGGTTACCACACTTGTATCATAACTG GTAATAGAGAGTTATACACATTGGGTTCAAATGAAAATGGCTGCCTTGGTATTGG CTACACAGATGTCAGTCAATCTCCTCAGAGAGTTGAAGGTCCTTTTTTAAGGCAGCCAGTTAGTAAG GTTTCTTGCGGCTGGAAGCACACAGCGGCTATTTCAG GTGGTTATGTTTTCACATGGGGATGGGGAGGTTCTCATGGGACTTTCTCTGTAGATGGACAGTCTTCTGGAGGGCAACTG GGCCATGGAACTGATGTTGACTATGTTGAGCCAGCTTTGGTTGATTTTGGAAGCAATGTGAAGGCATTGGAGGTGTCATGCGGATTCAATCACACTGGTGCCATACTCGAGTACATATAA